A single Pyxicephalus adspersus chromosome 8, UCB_Pads_2.0, whole genome shotgun sequence DNA region contains:
- the LOC140336270 gene encoding G2/mitotic-specific cyclin-B1-like, whose amino-acid sequence MSIRITRNMLSNAENVRSGAVGKMVVKPGLRPRTALGDIGNKADTKIPLKKEQKPVKVVKKVKPAEKIPEPKKVKEEAICTKQPLQVEAPSSPSPMETSGCHPDELCQAFSDVLIQVKDVDADDEGNPMLCSEYVKDIYLYLKSLEDAQAVRPNYLQGQEVTGNMRAILIDWLVQVQMKFRLLQETMFMTVGIIDRFLQDHPVPKNQLQLVGVTAMFLASKYEEMYPPEIGDFTFVTDHTYTKVQIREMEMKILRALKFSLGRPLPLHFLRRASKIGEVTAEQHSLAKYLMELIMVDYEMVHYPPSQIAAAASYLSMKVFNGGNWTPTLQHYTMYSEESLLPIMQHMAKNVVKVNKGLTKHMTVKNKYASSKQMKISAIPQLRSEVVVELARAVMP is encoded by the exons ATGTCTATCCGCATCACCCGG AACATGCTGTCTAATGCTGAGAATGTGAGGAGTGGAGCTGTTGGCAAGATGGTGGTGAAGCCAGGCCTGCGACCCCGCACTGCCCTGGGTGATATTGGGAACAAAGCTGACACTAAGATACCTCTAAAGAAG GAACAGAAACCTGTGAAAGTTGTGAAGAAAGTGAAGCCAGCAGAGAAGATCCCAGAGCCAAAGAAAGTAAAGGAGGAAGCCATCTGTACAAAACAACCTTTACAG GTGGAAGCACCCAGTTCCCCCAGTCCTATGGAGACCTCGGGCTGCCACCCGGATGAGCTGTGCCAGGCCTTCTCAGATGTTCTCATTCAGGTGAAGGATGTGGATGCTGATGATGAAGGAAACCCTATGCTGTGCAGTGAATATGTGAAGGACATCTACCTTTACCTGAAAAGTTTGGAG GATGCTCAGGCAGTGAGGCCGAACTATCTCCAGGGCCAGGAGGTGACTGGTAACATGCGGGCAATTCTAATAGACTGGCTGGTCCAAGTGCAGATGAAGTTCCGCCTGCTACAGGAAACCATGTTCATGACTGTTGGGATAATTGACCGATTCTTGCAG GATCACCCAGTTCCTAAAAACCAGCTCCAGCTTGTAGGTGTGACAGCCATGTTTCTTGCCTCAAAGTATGAAGAGATGTATCCTCCAGAAATTGGAGATTTCACATTTGTGACTGACCACACCTACACAAAGGTCCAGATCAGAGAGATGGAAATGAAAATTCTTCGTGCTCTGAAATTCTCTCTTGGCAGACCTCTTCCCCTGCACTTTCTTAGGAGGGCCTCAAAGATTGGTGAG GTGACAGCAGAGCAGCACAGTCTAGCCAAGTATCTGATGGAACTCATCATGGTGGACTATGAGATGGTACATTACCCACCCTCACAGATTGCAGCAGCTGCGTCCTACCTGTCAATGAAGGTCTTTAATGGCGGGAATTGG ACTCCTACACTGCAGCACTACACCATGTATTCTGAAGAAtcccttcttcccataatgcagcACATGGCTAAGAATGTTGTGAAGGTGAACAAAGGCCTCACAAAGCACATG ACTGTGAAGAATAAGTATGCCAGCAGCAAACAGATGAAGATAAGCGCCATTCCTCAGCTGAGGTCAGAGGTTGTTGTGGAACTGGCACGGGCTGTGATGCCATAA